The nucleotide sequence AGTTTCAAGATAATCAGGCGACACAGTATCAAGTTTAGTAAGTTGCTGCTGACCTGGTTTATAAGCTGTTAAGTCAGGCAGCAACGCCACCCTAGCAGGTTCAAGAGTAGTAAAAATAATAGGACGCTGATTAGCTCTAGATATCGGCTTCAAGCTTTTAAATACTACCAGCAGAGCTGCCCGCTCCTCTTCATCAGGAACCATATCCTTATTACCTACCATATTGGCAAGCACACCGTAGCTTTCATTAATCCCACCAAACTCATCAACCGAATAATTACCCAAGCCAATCAAGTTAAAATTCTTACGGCTGTTGCGGTCAGCTTTTAAACCAATAGCAGCTAAATTAAAACTCTGCAAATCAACTCTTAAAGAAACATTTAACTCCCGCCCATTGTAAATAATGTCTGAGAGCTTTGTTAAGTACTTAGAACTTTTGACAGGCTCCTCATTTTTAGCCTCATCCAAAGCTTGATTAATCGAGAGCCAATCAGCCAAAATCAACCGGACTGGAGATAAATCCCAGCGTGAGTGTTCTGGTAGACGACGGCGTTTGTCGTAGATGCTGTGTACATGGTCAATTACAGATAGAGCCGCAGCCGGGTCTAAAGAGTCAAAAAGTACTACCCGCCCCTTCTTATCCAGACCACAGAAAGAATCATTCTTTTGAGCAATGACCCAGACCTCAGCATCAGAGTAACGTCGTAGAATGTTAGTCAAAATGTAACTTTGGGTAACTGACTTACCAGCACCTGTACCCCCGACAATCAGCGTAGACAACCGGGAAGTTATCACAGAGTCCAGAATAGCCTTGCCTATATTTTCGCTTGAGTGGTCAAGCTCGCGCGTACCGCCCACCGTAGGTGATATTTTTGGTTCATTAGAAGGAGTGATGTCTTCAACGGGCGGAGCGATGCCGGAGGCGGGCGTAGCGATCGCCTGTTGGTCAGTGCCAGTAATCTTGTCATCACCACGGGCAACATCTTGCATGGATTGCCCCGGTAATGCCCCAGCAGGTTTACCCATCGTCTGTTGTAGTTGCCTTTGTGCAGAAGCTTCTGCCATCAACCTCACCTGTTGCTGATAAACTGCTAATTCTTGAGGACTCATCGCGGCTAACTGTGCGCCCCTAGCTCTCCTATCTTCCAGCCAGCGGTGGAATTCATAATCCACTTGGGCGCTATAGGCTTCTTTATGCAGTCGCAACGCCTCACGTAGTTTGGTAATTAGCCAACTGGTACGCACTTCTTCCCGGTACTGAGGCAGAAGTTGCACCAATCTACGCTCACGGGCTTTACTCAGTCCGTAGGCTCCACCCATTAGCACAGTTGCAGCTAGTCCCCAAATCGGCTTGTTGGGGTTACTTGGGGGAATTGTCCTGAGTCTAGTTGCCTTAGCTGGTAGGAAATTCCCCTCACGCTGAAATTCTGGGTTACTGGGGGAGAATTTTTCAGCATTAAATTCCAATTCTGGCATCACATAGCGCTTGCCATCTGTGCAAAATTTAGGTGAGTTGTTGGGTTTGAAACAATATTCTACTAGGGTAATCTGTGTACCTGTGAAGGATTTAGCACCACATATCAGCCCTAGCACTGCCAATACTCCTACAGTGATGTTGTTGGCAGTGCCAGAGCGCTTATATTCCTCAAACTGTTTACGTTTCATCGCTTCCCCCAAGTGCTGGCAGTTTCATCGTTTCACTCGAATAAGTACTTACGTTTCATCGTTTCCCCCTCAAAACTGCTGCAACTGCCAGCACTGCAAAAGCCACAACACCCACAACTAGCCACGGTGCATTACTCGATGGTGTGGGCTTAACCTCGTATTCCTTAACTTCTTGGTAGAATCGTTGTTTGCCTGTAATGCTTGCGTTTGAAACAGTTCGGTACTCGTCGAATGCCAGAAACAGAGCTGCACCCACACTGACGGTTTGAGCAGCTGCAAGGATAAAATCTTGGTCAATGTGGATTCTGCCGTCGTAGCTGAGTTTGCTGAGGGTATTGGCTAGGAATAGCCCAAGTACAATGCTGCCAAGTGTGCCTGATGCGATCGCCGATATTCCCAAACTGGACATCAAACTTACCCCACAGTTAGCTGTGAAAACGCCTAAAAATGTAGCCAGTGCCTTATTTAACAGTTGCTTACTGCTAAAAACTTCTCTAATGGATTGCTCAAGGCGATCGCCGTCGTCATCTTCTGGCGTGACTTTTTGGGCTTCCCCCCAGAGCAAGGGTTGGGCCTGTTGGGGCTTCCATTGCGATAAAAGTTGATCTAAATCTTGCATACGCTACCTCCTATAAGGCCCATAGGAAAGCCAGAGGTAGTGCAATCCTCTGGCTTTTGAACTGGCTACTGATTAAAGCCCCATAAAATTCTTAAACCAATCGCCCACCTTGGAAAGTCCAGCAGTGCGGATAAAGTTAGGTTTGGGGATACGGTCAGTTTTCGCCTCACTGCCCTTTGCCCACAATGCAGAAGTAACAGCAGTTTCATAAGCCAAATCAGCTGCATCTTGGGCATCCGGCACACGGGCGGCGGCTCTAGCTAAATCAGCCTCATGTTTTGCTAGAGCCATCAAATCAGCAGTCGCCCCTGCTATCACAATTAAGGAGGAGCGCTGCGCGTGTCGGGTAGCTTCTGCGGTCGTAGCATTGACTAGTTCCGCCTTCATTTCCACGGTTTCATTGTACAGTCGCTGTTCTGCCAACTGTGAAGAGTTAATCGCTTTCAGGGTTTGCGCCCCATGCTTCTGGGTTAGTTTCACCAGCTCACTGTATGCTTCATTAATATCGCCAGTAGTCTCGATTACCTTGCGATATGCCTCCAACGCCTTGGGTAGGTAGGCTTTGGCTATATCCGAAAGCCTTGCCATATCAGCAACCCGCTTGATTGTCTCTTGGTCGCCGTTGACAGCTGCGGCAAAATCTTCAGCACTGACACCGAACAATTGCCCCATTGCGTTGAGCGTACCGGGGGCCACACCAGGGATATGGTTTTTCAGTGTGGCAGAACCATAATTACGTGCCATTGTTTACTCTTCCCCCAAATATTCTGCAAAGAGTCCATAGCCTGAAGTTTCACCCAGATAACCACACACTCTATCTAGTGCCTCATTACCCGTTGTGGGGAATTCTCCTCCCTGGTGGTAAATTGCTGATAATTCTCCGCATAGGTCAGCATCACCATTACAATGTGGCAATATTTGTCCTTCTGGAAACCCAACGCTATCAACTTCATTTTGCAAAAACTGCCAAGATGAAGAGATGGTTGCTTGGTCTTGCTCACTTCTCCCTAAAGAAGGAAGATTTGGATTATCGTTAATTAAGATTTTGGCTGACTCTGATGCTAAATCTTCAGGTACACCCGCATTTGTTAGGGTGTCGAAATAAACATCTAGCTGTTCTTGGTGTTGACCTACCCATTCATCCAGGGGCACGTCATTGATACTTTCAATGCCCGATTCAATATCGTCAAAATCAATATCACCAAAATTGATGGGGTCAAAAACCGAGTCTGTCATGTTATAGAATCCTAGTATCTGCTGTATTTTCGGTAGATAGTCAGGCAATCTCTTACTTCTTGGTCGGAGGGGAGGTTGCCTTTCAAAAAAGTGACATTTGAATTGACTTGTCATCTACGACAGATGCATTTGTGGTCATGCCTTCTACTTCTTGACAGCGGGTAATTAGTTTGCTGTGGTTGAGTTGTAAATCGGCTTTTTTCTTTTGTCCTGGCAGAGGACGGAACAAATATTGAGGATGCTGGATTGACCCGTCTTTGTAGAGGAATCGGTAGAGTATCCCCTGAATTTGATAAACATTTGATTTGCTCAACAATGTGCTGTCATAGACAGAATTAAGTTTCACTATTCACCTCCCAATCAAGATAAGTAAGTGCTGTGCTGGCATCATAGATATTTAGGTCAGGTTGATATCCTTTAGCTTCCAGTGCTTTGTAGTCGGGATGTTGGGTGATTTGGGCTATCACTTGTTGGGCTTGAGCAATGAGTTCTGAAAGTGAATTCATTTTTCTCCTAGTTTTATCTGAGTTTTCGGCTAGTAAGAATAATTAGCGTATTGTCCACCTAGTAGAGTATTCACAGCTTTAGCCATTAAATTGTTTAGTCCATCAAATGCTTTTAAAATTCCCATCGGTCTATCCTCCAAGTAATTTGGCAATTGTTTCTAAGCAGTGGTTCAGAAAGTCAAAAGGCAGTAGTAGCGGGTTTAGTTTGGTTGACTTCCTAGAGGCTTTAGCCCTTGCTAATTGATGCTTTTGTGCCTCTAGGATGCTAATTTTTTTCCCAGTGCTGACATGGCAGCGTCAATTTCTGCCTGTAGGTTGATTTCGTCTGGGGTGAAGGGTGTTGTTTCCCGTGCTAGTTCTACTAATCCGTTGAGAGTGCCTAGATACCCAGCTTTTTGGGCTTGCCAATTCTGGTTGAGAGTTTCTACTAATTCTGTATTACGTGCGGTGACAACGTTAACCACAAGCTGGTTGCGGATATCGGCGATGGCATCAACTAACTGCACTTCCTCCCCAACTTGGCGGGTAATCAAGTCTGTGATTGTCGGTTGCTGTAGTTGTTGGGGTGCAGTGGTAATCTGCTGCTGTTGTGCTTGAGTTGCTAGTGGTGCGGCCTGCGGCTGGTGTTCTGGTTCTGGTTGGGGATTTTCTCGTGAATTTGAGGGGGGTAGCAGCGTTGGAATTTTGGCAGTGATTTGGTCTAAATCAGCTTTTGGGACTGCTTTAAGGGTGTCGAAGTCTGGGTATAGGTCTGCGATCGCTAGTCTCAGTACCTCCTCTGAAATTTCAAACTTTTGGCACAGTTCAGCAATGGTAATGGTTTCAGGTTGTTCAGGTTGTTTCGTGGTTCTTGCCATTGGGGTTATGCTCCTAGCTTGAATACGTTTTTACGTTGGTTTTCGTAGGCATAGCGGCTAAATTCGTTTTGCTTTGCCTTGATTGCTTCTTTCAGTCGTTCCTTGTTGCGGGTATGCAACATTGCTCTACCTAGTTTGCAGATAACCCAGCTTTGGTAAGGGCTGAGAGGTGATTCTCTGTCTGTCGTGCCATCGGATTTTTTAGGATAGGCATTGCGAAAGTGGCCAATACGCCAAAATGCCAGGTCACACCAATTAACAACCGTGTTCCGATGGACTCCCAAGATGTCTGCAAGTTCAGTTTTTGTTGCTGGATAGTCAAGAAAAATATCGCTATTACACGAAGTTTGGTTACGTCGCGGCCTCATATTGGTTAATCATTGGTCAGTAATTGGGTAAATATTGGTGGCAGTATTGGTCACATTTGCGCTAAATCCCCTCAAAAGTCAGTCTGCAACTGCGTTACATGGCTGTATTGGGTAGTAATTGGTGAACAATTCTTGCCTAATTCGTGGTTATAGAGTTATGGTAATCAACAAGTACATCACTTGTCAACAAAGTTTATTAGTGATGTATTTTAAACGTATTGGTGCTGATGGATGATAATGGCGGTTAGATAGATAAGTGATGCTATTCATGGCTACTAAACGACCAAGAACAACTATCAGCTTTGACCCGGATGAGTACAGCACACTAGAAAAATGGGCTAAATCTGAATTTCGTACAGTACCCCAGTTAATAAGTGCGATAGTCAAGAAAGCGCTACTCGAAAGAGCCAACACAGAGCGTGACTCATTATGACGGAAGAAAACCAACCAGACACGCCTGATCAGGAATTTGACGCCGTAACAGATTTGAGGAACTGGTCAGCAGGCACGAGGCAGTCACCAGCACGCTTGATTACCCTGTACCCTAATCAACAGATGTAGCGAAATTTAAAGTGAAAAATCAAACAAATGTTAGATTGCATGAGTCCCAAACTTCTGTAAGATCAGGCTACTACTTAAATGAAGCGAGTAACTTATGTGAAGAGATAATATCGCCAAAAATGCCAAAAGGACAAAACGCACACCTATAGTACACGCTTTGTCCCTTTATAAAAATGGCACATCTGACTTTGCTCGATCAGAGTGGGGTTAATTTCAAAGAAACCAAAGAAGTGGCGTTTAGTTTGGCGACTTTCCCACCAATTGGCTTTCTTGAGATTATTTTGTGCTGCACCAGCAGGGGCAGGTGCTTCTCATTCATATTATACGAGTCGCCGCTGCAATGGAATCCGTTTCTAGAGGAATATTTTTAGAAAACAAATGATCCGATTTAAGATTTACGCAAAAGAATTACTGGTTGAGACAGAGTGTGATGTGTGGGATGCGCCGTGCAGTAATAGTTTTGGCGTTTTCTCTACCACCTGCACCTGCACCAAGAGATTTTTAAACCACCTGTGTAAGTCCTGAAATTATTTGTTCCTCTCCCAGAATAGCCAGCATCAAGCAAAGCAGCAGATTTCGTAGATATGTAAGTGCAGCACGAATAACCCCCTCTGATACTCAACCAAGTATCTGGGGATTTTACCGTGCTAACTAACAATCAACTAACATACTCCACACCAGAAATTGCTCAACCCCATTGGGACGAATGGCTCTCAAGTGCCATTGACCCAGAACTGATCACCGCCAACCTGCGATCACTCTGGGGAACAACCCCCTACGAATATCTGCTCTACAGCCCCAAAATCTCCCGCCGCAACGATGGACGCTTACGGGATGGAGATTTAAGGAACTATCGCCACATAGAACATGGGGGTTGGTGGTGTAACGGCATTGACCCCTTGAATAACTACCAACCAATGCCGTGGGGATGCTTCAAGCCCGATAAGCCCCGGCGCAACAAGCAGAAAATTCATAAGATAATCAAATACGAGCATCCCTACAAAGAAGCAACCAGGGCCTTCTTCCCGTACGTCACCGAGAAAATTTGGGCAAAAATTTCAAACCGCTGCGGCATCCCCATCACCGAAGAAGACAGACAAAACCCTGGTGGCTTCTGGCACTGGGTTTGGCTGCACAACGTCCCAGTAATCATTGTAGAAGGCGTAAAGAAAGCAGCAGCATTACTTTCTGCTGGGTATGTGGCGATCGCCCTCCCTGGAGTCAATGGTGGCTACCGCACCCCTAAAGATGAAGATGATAACGCCATTGGTAAGCCTTACCTCATCCCTGAAATTAAACACTTTGCCTCATTGGGCAGACAAGTAAATATTTGTTTCGACCATGACAGCAAAGCAGAAACTCGCCAACGGGTAAGAACCGCTATTAACCGCATGGGACGCTTACTCATTGGTGCTGGCTGTGAAGTTAGGGTGATAGATTTACCAGCAGGGGCAGAAAAAGGAGTAGATGACTTCATCGCCGCATTGGGTCAAGACGCATTCCACGCCCTCTACAACACAGCCGAAGCCTTGTCCATGTGGCAAATACGGCTGTCTACCCTACTAACTTACCCCCCTGCCATCGCCCTCAACCAACGGTTTCTGGGACAAATCCTCATCCCCGCTGGTGAAAAGCTCATCGTCCTGAAAGCGCCAAAAGGCACAGGCAAAACCGAATGGCTGGCAAGTGTTGTAGCCAGAGCGCATGACCAGGGGCAGAGGGTACTGGTTATAACCCACCGCATTCAATTAGGTGAAGCCCTGTGCAATCGTTTTGGCGTTAACTATGTCACAGAAATTCACGATTCAGAAATAGGGGACTTACTCGGTTACGGAGTGTGTATTGACTCCTTACACACAGAGAGCCAAGCCAAATTCAACCCCAACGACTGGTCTAACGATATCGTCATCATCGACGAAGCTGACCAAGTATTCTGGCATCTGTTAAACTCCGGCACTGAGGTATCTAAACGCCGTGTTGCTGTCCTTGACAATCTGAAAAAATTAGTTCAAAACGTCCTCAGCAGCCCACAGGGGAAAATCTACCTCTCCTCTGCCGATTTAAGCGATGCTGACGTAAATTATATCCGCTCCCTGGCTGGGGGAATTCACATTAACCCCTTTGTAATTCTTAACAATTATCAGCCCCAATCTGGGAATTGTTATAATTATCAAGGTAACGACCCCAGGAATGTAATTGCTGCATTGGATAAGGCCATGGCTCTTGATGGTGGACATCATCTACTGTGCTGTTCTGCCCAAAAAGCCAAATCCAAATGGGGGACACAGGCTTTAGAAGCACGTTACCGACGTAAATTCCCACATTTACGCATTTTGCGGATTGATAGCGTTAGCGTGGCAGACCCTAGTCACCCTGCTTATGGCTGTATTGCTCACCTAAACGAAATTTTGACAGAATATGACTTGGTTATTGCCTCACCTAGCCTAGAAACTGGGGTGTCCATTGATATCAAGTCCCATTTCTCAGCAGTCTGGGGAGTTTTCCAGGGCGTCCAAGCTGTTAACTCTGTGCGGCAAATGCTGGCACGGCTGCGAGAAAACGTTGACCGCCATATCTGGGTGAGAAAGCAGGGGCTAGGAGTGATTGGGAATGGCTCCACGTCGATGGGGGTACTGCTGGCTAGTCAACACGCAGCTACGCGGGCGAATATTGCCTTATTGTCAGCGGCGGATAATGCTGATTACAGCTACATTGATGAGAATTTTCAGCCAGAATCTCTACAAACTTGGGCAAAACGTGCTTGTGTGATTAATGCCCAAACTAAATGTTACCGTGACTCGGTGCTGCAAGGTTTGGCTGATGATGGTTATACAATTATTGATGCAGATAGCTTGAAATTGGACTCTAAGGAAACTGAGCAGGTTTTCAATGAGGTACAGAATGCTGCTGAGGAATTGCACACTACTCAGTGCGAGGAAATCGCCACTGCTGAAAAGCTCTCAGATGCTGAACTCAAGAAACTGTCAGAGAAACGGGCTAAAACTAAGAGCGAACGCCAGCAGGAGCGTAAAGCTGATATATCCCAGCGTTATGGGGTGGAAGTAACACCGGAAATTGTCAGAAAGGATGATTCTGGTTGGTATCTACAGCTGCGGCTGCATTATTATTTAAACCTTGGGCGTAAGTTTTTGGTAGCCCGTGATGCTTCCAAGGCTAAAGCGCAAGTTGAGAAGGGTAATAATGCTATCTGGAAACCAGATTTTAACCGGGGGCAGATGCTACCTGCGGTGCTGTTACTGGAAAAACTGAATGTTTCCCAGTTGTTTAATGCTGAGGTGGAGTTTCGCAGTTCTGATGTGGAGTTGCAGAAATTGCGATCGCTGGCTGTGGAACATAAGCAGGTGATTAAAAACTATTTGGGGGTTTCTATTTCTGAGAAGGATAGTGCGATCGCGATCTGCCAAAAGTTCCTGAAAAAGTTGGGGATGAAGCTGTCCTATCTTGGTAGGTTTGGGACAAGGGAAAATCGGGAACGGGTTTACAAGTTTATCCCACCCCAGGATGAGCGGGAGGCGATTTTCCTTGCTTGGCTAGGGCGGGATGAAGCAACGAGTGCGTCCACTAAGGAAAACATGGTGGATGCTCCCAATGTGTCCACCCCCAATAATAAGAGATAAATACATGAATCATGGACACGGACGAGAGAGAATGTTTAAGAGCGAATAGTTAACTTATTTTTGGCGTTTTGGCTCAGTACCCAAATGTTTCTCAACCCGCTGTAGCTTGGTATAGCTGTAGCTGGTCTGTTTCCATATTCCCCGTAAATAGCTGGTGATATCATGGGAGATTTTCACCGGAATAACTTGATTAACCACAAAGAAAAACACCAAAAAAAGCAACGAAGTGAGAGACGCTATCCTCCAGTATTTCCCTAGAGGTTCAGAGCGAAAAACCTCTTTTTCTATCGTTATTGTTCTTGGCGGCTGGTTTTTCACCTCCTGAATAACCGTAGTCAACCGGTTCGTGTGACTGACCAATTCCTTCCACCCCTGCTTCAACTCCGATACTTCGCTCTTTAGCCCTTTCAACTCTAAACTTTCTAACGTCGGCGAGGACTTGGGCGTACTCTGAGACGGCGACAGCAAGCGACTTAATTCTTGCTTCAAATCTGCATTGCTCCTCTCGAACTCGTTCCAAGAGACTCCCTGATTCTTCAATTCCTTTGTCAATAACTCGATAGTCGCCATAGCTTGACTCAGGAGTTGATTCTGGATTAAATTCGTTTGTGCCCATGCCTGTAACTCCGCCCTATCCTTTTCCCGTTCAGCCTTTTGAGATAGCTTAAAACTTTCAAATTCCTTATATAATCTCCCTAGTGCCGTCTTCACCTCACCCAGTTCACTAGCTCCCAAAGAGAGCGAACTGGAGGCAGTAGAGATATCGCTATTGCCGATATCGTTATTACTGCTATTGGTATTGCCGTTATTGCTATGACTGCTGTTGCTATTGGTGCTATTGCTAATGCCGATATCGTTATGATTGCTATTGCCGTTACTGCTATTGCCCCTATTGCGTTTATTGTTATTATTCATCGGCTTTTTTTCTCCCCCGACGAGCTTTAGTTTCAGTTACTTCTGATTTATTTGCAGTACTCGCACTCCTACTCGTCGAAGACACAGCTTGATTAACCTCTGCTGATGATGATTGACTCACCGCAGATTTATTGATATCTGCTGCTGATGATTGACTCACCACAGATTTACCGTTATCT is from Cylindrospermum stagnale PCC 7417 and encodes:
- a CDS encoding plasmid replication protein, CyRepA1 family — translated: MLTNNQLTYSTPEIAQPHWDEWLSSAIDPELITANLRSLWGTTPYEYLLYSPKISRRNDGRLRDGDLRNYRHIEHGGWWCNGIDPLNNYQPMPWGCFKPDKPRRNKQKIHKIIKYEHPYKEATRAFFPYVTEKIWAKISNRCGIPITEEDRQNPGGFWHWVWLHNVPVIIVEGVKKAAALLSAGYVAIALPGVNGGYRTPKDEDDNAIGKPYLIPEIKHFASLGRQVNICFDHDSKAETRQRVRTAINRMGRLLIGAGCEVRVIDLPAGAEKGVDDFIAALGQDAFHALYNTAEALSMWQIRLSTLLTYPPAIALNQRFLGQILIPAGEKLIVLKAPKGTGKTEWLASVVARAHDQGQRVLVITHRIQLGEALCNRFGVNYVTEIHDSEIGDLLGYGVCIDSLHTESQAKFNPNDWSNDIVIIDEADQVFWHLLNSGTEVSKRRVAVLDNLKKLVQNVLSSPQGKIYLSSADLSDADVNYIRSLAGGIHINPFVILNNYQPQSGNCYNYQGNDPRNVIAALDKAMALDGGHHLLCCSAQKAKSKWGTQALEARYRRKFPHLRILRIDSVSVADPSHPAYGCIAHLNEILTEYDLVIASPSLETGVSIDIKSHFSAVWGVFQGVQAVNSVRQMLARLRENVDRHIWVRKQGLGVIGNGSTSMGVLLASQHAATRANIALLSAADNADYSYIDENFQPESLQTWAKRACVINAQTKCYRDSVLQGLADDGYTIIDADSLKLDSKETEQVFNEVQNAAEELHTTQCEEIATAEKLSDAELKKLSEKRAKTKSERQQERKADISQRYGVEVTPEIVRKDDSGWYLQLRLHYYLNLGRKFLVARDASKAKAQVEKGNNAIWKPDFNRGQMLPAVLLLEKLNVSQLFNAEVEFRSSDVELQKLRSLAVEHKQVIKNYLGVSISEKDSAIAICQKFLKKLGMKLSYLGRFGTRENRERVYKFIPPQDEREAIFLAWLGRDEATSASTKENMVDAPNVSTPNNKR